The sequence AAAGCGGCGTAACAAACCATTTGAGCCGAAAATCCCCACAGAGTTGCGTTGGTCGCATTGGGTGAATTTCAAAGCAGATGCAGCACTCAAGCACGTTCGCGAGAAAGTGTTTCCTTGGTTGCGATCGGCAGGGACTGAGGGCAGTTCTTTTGAACGCTACATGAAAAATGCTGAGTTTAAAATCAGTAAAGCAGGGACACTGATCGAGGTCTGCAAAATTATTGATGCAATGAATATTGCGGAGCAGAACCAAGACGTACAGGGGGATTTGTACGAATATCTGCTCAATAAGCTCAGTTCGGCGGGGCTAAACGGGCAATTTCGTACACCGCGCCACATTATCCGCATGATGGTGGAAATTATTGACCCGCAACCCAAGGAGCGTATTGGCGATCTGGCGGCAGGAACCTGCGGCTTTTTGGTGAATGCCTATCAGTACATTCTGGAACAGCACACGAGTCCCAAGGTTTTATACGATGCAGAGGGGAATAAGCACGCGGTTGGGGATTTATTGCCTGCGGAGTCGCTGAAGTTCTTAAAAAATGAGGCACTGACTGCCTACGACAATGATTCTGGTATGACGATGTTGCGGATTGGGTCGATGAACCTGATGCTGCATGGAATCGAGCAGCCGCGCTTCTTTTTAATGGATACGCTATCGAAGGCATTTAACGATGAGAAGACTCTGGATGTAGTGCTGATGAATCCACCCTTTACGGGCAAGATGGATGAGTCGGACATTAACCCAGCACTACCAACCAAGTGCAAGAAAACAGAATTGCTGTTTCTGCACCAAATCCTGCGGGTATTGGAGATGGGCGGACGGTGTGCGGTAATCGTGCCTGATGGGGTGTTGTTCGGTTCGAGCAAGCAACATCAAGACATTCGCAAAAAGCTACTGGAAGAGAACCGTTTAGATGGCGTGATTTCCATGCCTTCGGGGGTATTCAAACCCTATGCGGGGGTTTCGACGGCGGGGCTGATTTTCACGCGGGGCGCAACTACAAACCGCATCTGGTTTTATGACATGGAGCATGATGGGTTTTCGCTGGATGACAAGCGCCAACCTGTGTCTGAAAATGACATTCCCGATATTCTAGAATGCTGGAAATGTCGCTTTGATGAGGACTTTAACGCTCAACGGGAAAGCCGCAAACTGGCAATTAAGGAGTTGCTGACACCTTTGAAAGCAAAGCGTTTGGAACTTGAGCAAGATATTAACCGCCTCAAGTTTGAAGAGGTGATTGCCCCTGAAGACGACGATCGCCCACGTTTGGCACTGGAGGAAGCCGAGGCACAAATCAAGGAACTGAGCGAGAAAATTGCCCCCTTACAAAATGAAATCAACCGCCTCAATCGTCAGTTTTGGGTAGAAAAGGCTTTGGTGCAAGCAAATAAGTACGATCTGTCTGCGAGTCGTTATCGTCAGGTAGAACAGGATGAGGTTTTTTATGAGGCCCCAGAGGTAACGATAGAGCGATCGCTAACCTTAGAATCCTTTATAAAGCAAGAGTATGAGGAGCTAAAAAGTTTACTTTTAGGTAGCGATTAATCGAGGGTAGGAAGATATTATGCAAACAAAACTAGGAATCCCTGAACTATTAACTAACAAAAG comes from Pseudanabaena sp. PCC 6802 and encodes:
- a CDS encoding type I restriction-modification system subunit M: MLTNSKLRSQVDDIWDRLWSAGLSLPTDSIEQFSYLLFLKRLDDEENKREKQAKRRNKPFEPKIPTELRWSHWVNFKADAALKHVREKVFPWLRSAGTEGSSFERYMKNAEFKISKAGTLIEVCKIIDAMNIAEQNQDVQGDLYEYLLNKLSSAGLNGQFRTPRHIIRMMVEIIDPQPKERIGDLAAGTCGFLVNAYQYILEQHTSPKVLYDAEGNKHAVGDLLPAESLKFLKNEALTAYDNDSGMTMLRIGSMNLMLHGIEQPRFFLMDTLSKAFNDEKTLDVVLMNPPFTGKMDESDINPALPTKCKKTELLFLHQILRVLEMGGRCAVIVPDGVLFGSSKQHQDIRKKLLEENRLDGVISMPSGVFKPYAGVSTAGLIFTRGATTNRIWFYDMEHDGFSLDDKRQPVSENDIPDILECWKCRFDEDFNAQRESRKLAIKELLTPLKAKRLELEQDINRLKFEEVIAPEDDDRPRLALEEAEAQIKELSEKIAPLQNEINRLNRQFWVEKALVQANKYDLSASRYRQVEQDEVFYEAPEVTIERSLTLESFIKQEYEELKSLLLGSD